In Bacteroidota bacterium, the sequence CCGATTCGAGGAGTTGGCGCTGGCGCGCCTCCCGCGTCTCAGCGAGGTCAATGCGCGTTCGAAGCTGCTCGCGCTCGGCTTGAAGTACCGCGTCGTTGACCTGGATGAGCACCTGCCCAGCGCGGACGGCGCGGCCTTCCTGGAAGCGGATCGCCGTCACGCGGCCCGACACTTCGGCAGCGAGATCGACGGCTTCGTCGGCGATCAGGCTGCCCGTGGCGCGGATGCGGTCGCGCATGAGCCGCGGCTCCGCGACGTAGCCGACGACGTTGGAGGGCGCACCGCCGCCACGCGGTGGCCCCGCACCGGAATCAGAGCCGTCGTTGGCGAGGAGCGGCTGCACCTTCGGCCAGGCGAGCAGACCGAGGACGACGAGCGCGATCGCGCCGACGAGGAGGCGTTTTTGCCAAGCGGGCATGGCCCAAAGGAGAAGAGCAAGGGACGAGAAGGGCCCAGTGAAACGAGGCCGTCGCCGCAAAGCTCCCGGGGGTGTGGTCGCGGTGCCGGACGTGCGCGTTCGGCGTCCCAGCACATGGTCCGTGCTGCGTGGTGCGTATCGTGGACCTTCACGCTGCGTTTGTTTGACCGTTCACACGCTATGTCTGCCTCCACCGCTACCCACGCGCTACGTCTTGATGGTAAGGTCGCCGTCGTCACTGGAGCCAGCCGCGGGATCGGGCGGGCCATCGCCGAGGGATTTGCTGCCGCAGGGGCGCAGGTCGTGCTCGCGAGCCGCACGCAGGAGAAGCTGGACGAGGTCGCACGGGCGATCACCGAGGCAGGCGGCACCGCGCTCGCCATCGCCACACACACCGGTAGTGACGAGACCGTAGCCGCGCTCGTCCAGCAGGCCACGGCGGCGTTTGGCGGCGTCGACATCCTCGTCAACAACGCGGCGACAAACCCGCACTTCGGGCCGCTCCTGACGAGCGAGATGTCGCAGTGGGACAAGACCTACGACGTGAACGTGAAGGGCTATGTCCGGCTCATCCAGGCCTGCGCGCCCTCGATGAAAGCACGCGGTGGCGGGAGCATTCTCAACGTGGCGTCCGTGGCGGGCGAGCGTCCGCAGCCGGGCATGGGCGTCTACTGCGTCTCGAAGGCCGCCGTCCTCATGCTCACTGACGTCCTCGCGGCCGAACTGGCATCGAGCGGCATCCGCGTCAACGCGCTCGTGCCGGGCTTCATCAAAACGGACTTCTCGCGCGTGCTCTGGGAGAACGAGGCGATGCACCAGCAGATTCTCCAACTCATCCCCCAGCGGCGCATGGCGCAGCCCGAGGAGCTCGTCCCGCTAGCCATCTACCTCGCGTCCGATGCGTCGCGGTTCATGACCGGCGCGCACCTCCGCATCGACGGCGGGCAACTCGTCGGCACGCCGGGGATGTAGAGGAGTGCTGCGGTGTTAGAAGACGAGGTGGTAGAGCGCGCGGTCGAAGGCGGTGGCGTCATTTCCTACCGACGAGCCCGACTGGCACGTGACCCGCGTACCGCCGGGGTTGTGGCGCGCATCAGAGGTTACCGTCGCAACGCCCCCTTCGTCGCTGCACACGGCCCGGCCATGCAGATGAATCGTGACGGCCCCCTGCGAGACGACGATTGTGGCGGCGGCTAGCAGCGCGAAGACGAAGAAGGTGCGCGTGAGAACCTGCATGGACTCTGACTAGGCAATAACGTTAGGATCAGATAGAGGATCGACTGCCTGGGTCCGCACTTAAGTCAGACGCGTCCTGCGACTTCCCACCGGCGAGGTTCTGGCTACGGCGCGGCGTCGTATCTTTTCGATGCTCGTCTTAACCACCCAGTGCTCCCCCGATGGCTACGCTCTCGCTCCACTCGCCCCGCACCTCGGCCCTCGACCGGCTTCGTAGCGACCAGGCCTCTGCGGCCATCCAGGTCGCGGGCATCGTGACGTTCGCGCTGCTGGCGGCAGCGGGCGCGCAGATGCGGATCTACCTCTGGGAGGTGCCGATCACGCTCCAGACGCTCGCCGTCTACGGCAGCGGCCTTGTGCTCGGCAGCCGCAACGGCACCCTCGCGATGCTGCTCTACCTCGCGCTCGGCCTCGTGCTCCCGGTCTTCGCAGGCGACGCCTACGGCCCGGCCTACTTCGCGGGCGCGACAGGTGGCTACCTCCTCGGCTACCCGCTCGCGGCGGCTACCATCGGCGCGCTCTCGCGGCGCTGGAACAGCCTGCCCGGTAGCGGCCTCGCCGTGTTCGCCGGGTCGGCGGTGCTCTTCACGTGCGGCGTCACATGGCTGCACTTCGCCGCCGGGCACGCCACTTGGGCCGAGTCGATCCAGAAGGGCTGGCTGAGCTTCATCGTCTGGGACCTGACGAAGATCGCGCTTGTGGCGCTGCTCTACTCCGGCACCCGTCGGGTCCTGCGCAAGTAGGGCAACTCCCACAGCCTTTCAGGGATCGGACTACAGAGGGCGCGGCGCGACGAGGCTAGGTTGAGGCCCCTCCTCCCTGCTGCCCCATGCTCGCGCCCTCGCCATCGGCTCGCCGTCTCGTGGACCGTCTCGAAGCCGACGGCACGCCGTTCCTCGCGGCTCTCGTCCGGGCGATGATCGACGGGCGGCTGCCCGACACGACGCTGCTGGCGGTCTGCCCTAACTCGGAAGCGGTCACGCGCGCCACGCTGCGTGTCGCCGAACGCACCGGGATGCCGGCGCTGTTCGCGGCGACGCTCAACCAGGTCGACGCGATCATGGGCGGAGGCTACACCGGCTGGACGCCTGCGTCGTTTGCCCGATTCGTCACAGACGACGCCGAACGCCTGGGCGTCACGGTGCCCATTGGTCTCGGTCTCGACCACGGCGGCCCCTGGCGCACCGCCGTCCACGACGGCCTCGACGAAACGGGGGCGATGGCGGCGGCCAAGCGCTCGCTCAGCGCCTGCCTCGACGCGGGCTATGCGCTCCTCCACCTCGACGCGACGACCGGCCCTGGTGGGTCACCTGCCTTGCCCGTCACCGTCGTTGCGCGGACGCTCGACCTGCTCGCGCATGCGGAGGCCCACCGTACCGCGCAGCGCCTACCGCCGGTAGCCTACGAGGTCGGCACCGAAGAGATTGCAGGCGGCCTTGCCGACGAGGCGGCGTTCGTGCAGTTCCTCGATGACCTCCACGCCGGACTGTGGGCGCGTGACCTGCTGCACGCAGCGCCGTGCTTCGTCGTCGGCCAAGTCGGAACGCTGCTCACCACGGACCGCTTCGACGCGGAGAAAGCCGCGACACTGACCCGCCAGGCGCGGCGTTTCGGGGCGCTCGTGAAGGGGCATGACACCGACTTCGTGGCGCAGCCGGACGCCTACCCCGCGAGCGGCATGGGCGGCGCCAACATCGGCCCGGAGTGCACCGCCGCCGAGTACGCCGCGCTGTGCGACCTCGCCGACCAGGCTTGCGCGCGTGGACACCGCCCCGAGATCGAGCGCGTCCTCCGCGAGGCCGTGGTCGCCGATGGGCACTGGCGCACGTGGCTCGGCCCTGGCCAGCGGGACGCTGCGTTCGCCGACCTCGACCCTGATCAACAAACGTGGTTCGTTGCGACCAGCGCGCGCTATGTGTGGACGCAGCCCGAGGTCGCCGACGCGCGTAGTGCCCTCTACGACTTCGTCGCCGATCTCGACCCGGAAGCCGTCGTCGGCGCGCGGATCGAGGCGGTCATCGAGCGCTATGCCGACGCCTTCAACCTGCGTGGCGTGTGCGAGCGCATCGAGCAGATCACATAGCCGTGTCCAGCAAACCTCGACGGCTACACGCCGAAGCTGTATGTCGTCGTCGTGTAGGCGCGGACGCGCGAGCCGTCGTGGCGGGCCGGGCGGAAACGCTCGCGGCGAGCCGCATCCAGCGCGGCAGCCTCGACGCCGTAGCCGATGGCGTCCACCATGCGTTCCTCGCTGCCCCGCAGCAGCAGGCGCTCCACGACCTCCGCCTCGGCGACCTGTCCGCTCTCGTTCACGAGCACCTTCACGCGCACGCGGGCGCGGATGCCAGCCCGTCGGGCTTCCTCGGGATAGGTCGGCGTGCTCAGCGTGAGGTGGACGGGGCTACGCTGCGGGCGCTCGACGAAAGCCGGGGCGGCGGGAGCTGGAACAGGCGTCACCTCAAGGGCTGGCGCATCGGGAATGGCGATCTCCGTGGGCAGGTCGAGCGTCGGCTCCTCGAAGTCGAGCTCCTCGTCTGGGATCTCGATCTCGTCGGGCACCTCCACCGGTGGGAGCAGCGTCGGCGGCGGGGGCGGAGGCGGCGGGGCCTGCACTGTCTGCGCGATCTCCTCCAGGACGATCACCTCGGGTGCCGCGGCGTCGTACACCGCGGCCTCGGCGGGGGCGAGCAGGTCGTGCGGCCAGAGCGTGAACACCGCGCACACCAGCGCCAGGCTCGCCGCGAGCGCCGCGAGGCCCCGGATGCGATAGGCGACAGGATCGTGGTTGATGGACACGGACGCGCAGGACAGAGGTAGGTACGAGAACGTAGGAAGGCACCCCTGCGGTTTCTGGCGCCAACGCCTTGAGCCGCGCCACCGTCGGCGTCAGCGGTTCGGAGCCTGCTGCGAGCGGGTATCCGGCAGGTGTGGATAAGTCAGCGGGCGTGAACCCGAGCCGCGGCGGTAGGTTGCGCTGGTTCGCGGGCAGCGGGAAGATCCCGCAAAGGCTCCGGGCGGATGCGGAACAGCCGCCACCTCCTCCCGTAGCTTGCCGAACCGCCATCCCACCGCTCCTCGCTGGCCATGCCCGGCCTTCCCTTCGACCACGGACCTGCTGCGCTGTTCGAGCCGTCGCTCGACGCTGTCCGCTGTTGACCTTCCCGTTGATCGGGGAGGTTTTTTTTTGCCCGCGCCGACCGCTACCGCGCTCCCACTCCCACCTGCGATGATCCAGACGCGCCCTGATTCGCCCGCGCTCGTCGTTCCGGCCAAGCTCGCGCTCGCCGACGGCACCATCGTCACTGGCACCGCCTTCGGACACCCCGGCGAGACGGCCGGCGAGCTGTGCTTCAACACATCGATGAGCGGCTACCAGGAGATCCTGACGGACCCCAGCTACGTCGGCCAGCTCATGATGATGACGTATCCGCACATCGGCAACTACGGCGCGATGCGCGCGGCGATGGAGGCCGACCGTCCGATGGTGGCGGGCTTCGTGGTGCGCGAGCACAACGCGCGGCCGTCGAACTCGGAGAGCGAGGAGACGCTCGACGCCTTCATGAAGCGGCACGAGTTGGTCGGCATCACCGGCGTGGACACGCGGCGGCTCGTCCGGCACATCCGCTCGAAAGGGGTGATGAACGCGGTCATCTCCGCCGTGGATCTCGACGACGCGAGCCTCGTCGCCAAGGCCCAGGCACATCCGTCGATGGCGGGCCTCGAACTCGCGAGCCGCGTGGGCACGCAGACGGCCTACGACTACTGCGACGCGCGCACTGAAAAGGGCGTCACTGGGAAGCGTATCGCGGTCTACGACTTCGGCGTCAAGCGCAACATCCTGCGCAGCTTCATGGCGCGCGGCTGCGCCGTCCGCGTCTTCCCCGGCGACGCTCCACTCGCCGACGTACTCGCCTGGCAGCCCGACGGGATCTTCCTTTCGAACGGCCCCGGCGACCCGCGCGCCATGCCCGACGCCATCGCGACGACGAAGGCCGCCATCGCCTCGGGCACGCCGCTCTTTGGCATCTGCCTCGGCCACCAACTCCTCGCCCTCGCCGAAGGGCTGGAGGTCTACAAAATGAAGGTCGGCCACCGGGGCGCGAACCACCCCGTGCAGCACCTCGGCACGCGCCGCGTCGAGATCACGACGCAGAACCACGGCTTCGCGGTTGCTCCTGAGTCGATCACCGACGAGGTCGCCACGCTCACGCACCGCAACCTCAACGACCAGACCGTCGAGGGCGTCCGCTTCGCGCGCTTCGCCGGGATGAGCGTGCAGTACCACCCCGAGGCCAGCCCCGGCCCGCACGACAGCCAGTACCTCTTCGATGACTTTCTCGGGTTGATCGAGGAGGGGCGGGAGGTCGAGGCGTGAGCGACTAGCGAATGGCGACTAGCAGAGGAAATAGGGGATAGGGCCTAGGGGATAGCAAATCCGACAACAACCACTGACTAAGGACCGACAACTATGTCTAAAGAACGAAAGGCCCTCATCGTCCGCTTCGACCCGCACTCGGGCGACGGCGCGAGCCTCGACACCCTCAACCAGCACCTCGCCGACGGCTGGCTGCCCCTCGCCACGACCGCCATGGGCGGCGGCGGCGATGACCAGATCGGCGACGGCCCCCACTTCGCCGCCCTCGTCATCCTGGAGCGCGAGACAGACTTCAACGTGAGCGGGTTCGGCGGGTAGCTGATACGGCTCCCCCCGTTCGCATCGCCTCCGCGTCTGGCGACGCTCCGCTCTTCGAACTGTCCCCCTCACGCGTGAGGGGGACAGCCCCGCGACTCCTCGCAGAGGAGCGGGGCGGGGGGAGCCAAGCCGAGCACGCACTTCACGTCTCCCTTCGAACTTCCCACTTCAACCTTCCGCCGATGCCCAAGCGCACCGACATCCACAAGATCCTGCTCATCGGCTCCGGGCCGATTGTCATCGGGCAGGCGTGCGAGTTCGACTACTCCGGCTCCCAGGCCTGCCGCGCGCTCCGCGCCGAGGGCTACTCCGTCGCCCTGGTCAACCCCAACCCGGCGACGATCATGACCGACCCGTCGATGGCAGACGCAGTCTACCTCCAGGAACTCACGCCGGCTTCCATCCGCGAGATCGTCGCGAAGGAAAAGCCCGACGCGGTGCTCCCGACGATGGGCGGGCAGACGGCGCTCAACCTCGCGCAGAAGCTCCACGAGCAGGGCTACTGGGAGGAGCAGGGCATCCACGTCATCGGCGTCGACATCGACGCGATCAAGATCACGGAGGACCGCCAGCAGTTCCGCGACCTCATGGAGCGCATCGGGCTCGACCAGGCGCGCAGCCGCGTGGCGAAGTCGCTGCTCGAAGCCAAAGAGATCGCGCAGGAATTGGGCGGCACGCCGATCGTGATCCGGCCGTCCTACACGATGGGCGGCGCGGGCGGCGGCATCGTCTGGGAGGCGGACGAGTTCGACCGCAAGGTGGCGCGCGGCCTCGAACTCTCGCCCATCCACGAGGTGCTCATCGAAGAATGCCTCTTCGGGTGGAAGGAGTACGAGCTCGAGCTGCTCCGCGACGCCAACGACAACGTCGTGATCATCTGCTCCATCGAGAACGTGGACCCGATGGGCGTCCACACCGGCGACAGCGTGACCGTCGCGCCGCAGCAGACGCTGACCGACAAGCAGTTCCAGGCCATGCGCGACGCGGCGCTGCGCGCGATGCGCTCCATCGGGACGTTCGCGGGCGGCTGCAACATCCAGTTCGCGGTCAACCCCGCCGACGGGCGCATGATCGTGATCGAGATCAACCCGCGCGTCAGCCGCTCCTCGGCGCTCGCCTCGAAGGCGACAGGCTACCCCATTGCCAAAGTTGCCGCCCGCCTCGCGGTCGGCTACACGCTCGACGAACTCCCCAACGAGATCACGGGCACCACGTCGGCCTGCTTCGAGCCCGCGCTCGACTACGTCGTGACGAAGGTGCCGCGCTTCAACTTCGACAAGTTCGAGGGCTCGGACGAAGAGCTGACCACGCAGATGAAGGCCGTCGGCGAGGTGATGGCGATTGGGCGCACGTTCCAGGAGAGCCTGCAGAAGGCGTGGCAGTCGCTGGAGATCGGCTACGCGGGGCTGGGGGCCGACCGCGACGAGCCCGACCGCACGACCGTTCGCGAGCGGCTGCGGCGGCCCTACTGGGACCGGCTGCTCCACGTCCGCAGCGCGTTCCGCCTGGGCGCGTCTGTCGCCGAGATCGCCGACATCACGAAGATGGACCCGTGGTTCCTCTACCAAGTCCAGGACCTCGTCGCCCTTGAGGATGCGCTGGGCGACCTCACGTTGAGCGGCCTCGGGCGCGACCTCCTCCTCCGCGTCAAGCAAGCGGGCTTCTCCGACCAGCAGATCGCGTACCTGCTCAAGGACGAGGTCACCGACAGCGACGTGCGCGAGTACCGCCTCGCGCTGGGCCTGGAGCCGACCTACCGCGTCGTCGACACCTGCGCGGGCGAGTTCGAGGCGGAGACGCCCTACTTCTACTCGACCTACGATCAGGGCGACAACGAGTCGATCCGCAGCGACCGCAAGAAGGTCGTCATCCTCGGCAGCGGCCCCAACCGCATCGGGCAGGGCATCGAGTTCGACTACTCGTGCGTCCACGGCGTCCTCGGCGCGCGCGAGATGGGCTACGAGGCGCTGATGATCAACTGCAACCCCGAGACGGTCTCCACCGACTTCGACATCGCCGACAAGCTCTACTT encodes:
- a CDS encoding class II D-tagatose-bisphosphate aldolase, non-catalytic subunit encodes the protein MLAPSPSARRLVDRLEADGTPFLAALVRAMIDGRLPDTTLLAVCPNSEAVTRATLRVAERTGMPALFAATLNQVDAIMGGGYTGWTPASFARFVTDDAERLGVTVPIGLGLDHGGPWRTAVHDGLDETGAMAAAKRSLSACLDAGYALLHLDATTGPGGSPALPVTVVARTLDLLAHAEAHRTAQRLPPVAYEVGTEEIAGGLADEAAFVQFLDDLHAGLWARDLLHAAPCFVVGQVGTLLTTDRFDAEKAATLTRQARRFGALVKGHDTDFVAQPDAYPASGMGGANIGPECTAAEYAALCDLADQACARGHRPEIERVLREAVVADGHWRTWLGPGQRDAAFADLDPDQQTWFVATSARYVWTQPEVADARSALYDFVADLDPEAVVGARIEAVIERYADAFNLRGVCERIEQIT
- a CDS encoding biotin transporter BioY — encoded protein: MATLSLHSPRTSALDRLRSDQASAAIQVAGIVTFALLAAAGAQMRIYLWEVPITLQTLAVYGSGLVLGSRNGTLAMLLYLALGLVLPVFAGDAYGPAYFAGATGGYLLGYPLAAATIGALSRRWNSLPGSGLAVFAGSAVLFTCGVTWLHFAAGHATWAESIQKGWLSFIVWDLTKIALVALLYSGTRRVLRK
- the carA gene encoding glutamine-hydrolyzing carbamoyl-phosphate synthase small subunit: MIQTRPDSPALVVPAKLALADGTIVTGTAFGHPGETAGELCFNTSMSGYQEILTDPSYVGQLMMMTYPHIGNYGAMRAAMEADRPMVAGFVVREHNARPSNSESEETLDAFMKRHELVGITGVDTRRLVRHIRSKGVMNAVISAVDLDDASLVAKAQAHPSMAGLELASRVGTQTAYDYCDARTEKGVTGKRIAVYDFGVKRNILRSFMARGCAVRVFPGDAPLADVLAWQPDGIFLSNGPGDPRAMPDAIATTKAAIASGTPLFGICLGHQLLALAEGLEVYKMKVGHRGANHPVQHLGTRRVEITTQNHGFAVAPESITDEVATLTHRNLNDQTVEGVRFARFAGMSVQYHPEASPGPHDSQYLFDDFLGLIEEGREVEA
- the carB gene encoding carbamoyl-phosphate synthase large subunit — translated: MPKRTDIHKILLIGSGPIVIGQACEFDYSGSQACRALRAEGYSVALVNPNPATIMTDPSMADAVYLQELTPASIREIVAKEKPDAVLPTMGGQTALNLAQKLHEQGYWEEQGIHVIGVDIDAIKITEDRQQFRDLMERIGLDQARSRVAKSLLEAKEIAQELGGTPIVIRPSYTMGGAGGGIVWEADEFDRKVARGLELSPIHEVLIEECLFGWKEYELELLRDANDNVVIICSIENVDPMGVHTGDSVTVAPQQTLTDKQFQAMRDAALRAMRSIGTFAGGCNIQFAVNPADGRMIVIEINPRVSRSSALASKATGYPIAKVAARLAVGYTLDELPNEITGTTSACFEPALDYVVTKVPRFNFDKFEGSDEELTTQMKAVGEVMAIGRTFQESLQKAWQSLEIGYAGLGADRDEPDRTTVRERLRRPYWDRLLHVRSAFRLGASVAEIADITKMDPWFLYQVQDLVALEDALGDLTLSGLGRDLLLRVKQAGFSDQQIAYLLKDEVTDSDVREYRLALGLEPTYRVVDTCAGEFEAETPYFYSTYDQGDNESIRSDRKKVVILGSGPNRIGQGIEFDYSCVHGVLGAREMGYEALMINCNPETVSTDFDIADKLYFEPVFWERVKDVLDHEQPEGVMVQLGGQTALKLARRLKAAGVKLFGTPYELMDLAENRGRFSGVLKELEIPFPPYGMARSVREAVTVAEEIGYPILIRPSYVLGGQGMRIAINKEEVAEYVEAVLQMFPGNDILLDRFLENATEIDCDAIADGDEVHVTGIMQHIEPAGVHSGDSTAVLPPYSLSEEVQATIRQYVTEIARRLEVVGLINVQLAVQSDGEREVVYVIEANPRASRTVPFVAKATGVPIAGIAAKVMLGAKLKDFRDRGELESQLTSGYALKEPVFSWEKFPEVSKELGPEMKSTGEAIAFVDALTDEHFTRPFEMRNLYLKR
- a CDS encoding glucose 1-dehydrogenase, whose protein sequence is MSASTATHALRLDGKVAVVTGASRGIGRAIAEGFAAAGAQVVLASRTQEKLDEVARAITEAGGTALAIATHTGSDETVAALVQQATAAFGGVDILVNNAATNPHFGPLLTSEMSQWDKTYDVNVKGYVRLIQACAPSMKARGGGSILNVASVAGERPQPGMGVYCVSKAAVLMLTDVLAAELASSGIRVNALVPGFIKTDFSRVLWENEAMHQQILQLIPQRRMAQPEELVPLAIYLASDASRFMTGAHLRIDGGQLVGTPGM
- a CDS encoding energy transducer TonB, coding for MSINHDPVAYRIRGLAALAASLALVCAVFTLWPHDLLAPAEAAVYDAAAPEVIVLEEIAQTVQAPPPPPPPPTLLPPVEVPDEIEIPDEELDFEEPTLDLPTEIAIPDAPALEVTPVPAPAAPAFVERPQRSPVHLTLSTPTYPEEARRAGIRARVRVKVLVNESGQVAEAEVVERLLLRGSEERMVDAIGYGVEAAALDAARRERFRPARHDGSRVRAYTTTTYSFGV